In Deltaproteobacteria bacterium, the sequence GCAGCGCCAGCCCCAGCGCCCAGCCCCAGCGCCGCCGCCACATCAGCGCCGAGTACGCCAGCGCCAGAGTCAGACACACCACTCCGGCCACCCGCCCGGAGTATGGCCGGCAGGTGAAAGTGTGGAGCGTCACGTCCGCGCCAGTGGCTCGCAACGTCTTGTCGAGGTACTCGGCCGCCTGCGCCAATGCCACGCTGCCGTTCTCTCTCGCGCCGCCCAGCCCATCGAGAATCTCGTCGAACGTCATGCCCACTCCGATACCGCGCGCGGGGCTTACCAGGTTTTGTGCGGTGACAGAAGTGCACGCCAGCACTCCGGCACTCAGACTGACCGAGGCGCACTTGCCGCAACCGCCGCCGCGGCGCATGCTGGATTGAGCGAGGTAAGGCGATGGTAGCGATTAGGATTGCGCGCGCGTGGGAGTTGCCCGAACGGGTGGCGACGCCCGAGCCGGTATTCCTCGACCGCCGGCAGTTCCTGAAAACGGCCGGCGCGACCTCACTCGCGCTGCTCGGGGCCTGTGCCGGCAACGGCGAGAGCACCGCCGGCCCACCAGCCTCCGCCCCTCAATCCGCCAGCACCGCCATCACCGGCTTGTTCCCGGCGGCGCGCAACTCGCGCTTTTCCCTCGATCGCCCGCTCACCGACGAGCATGCCGCCGGCCACTACAACAACTTCTACGAGTTCACCCCAGACAAGGACGTCTACAAGTTCACCGGCAACTTCCACCCCTGGCCGTGGCAGATCGAAGCCACCGGCCTGGTCGAGAAGGAGCAGAGATGGGACGTGGCGCAGCTCGCCCGCGCGCTGCCGCTCGAAGAACGCCTCTATCGCCACCGCTGCGTCGAGGCCTGGGCCATGGCGATTCCCTGGACGGGCTTCGCGCTCAAAGCCCTGATCGAGAAGGCCAAGCCTCTATCGTCGGCCAAGTACATCCGCTTCGTCAGCTTCTTGCGACCCGAGCAGGCGCCCGGGCAATTGTTGCGCGACTATCCCTGGCCATACTACGAGGGCCTTTCGCTGGCCGAGGCCACCAATGAGTTGGCGTTCGCAGCGCTCGGCGCTTATGGCCACGAACTGCCGGCGCAGCACGGCGCGCCCTTGCGCCTGGCGATCCCGTGGAAGTACGGCTACAAGAGCCCGAAGTCGATAGTGCGCATCGAGTTCGTGGCTGCGCCCCCGCGCACGTTCTGGAACGACCTGGCACCGCAGGAGTACAGCTTCGAGTCCAACGTCAACCCCGCGGTACCCCATCCCCGCTGGTCACAAGCCAGCGAGCGCATGCTGGGCACCGGCGAGCGCCGGCCGACGCAGCTGTACAACGGTTACGCCGAGTTCGTTGCTCATTTGTATCGGCCGGCCTGAGCTTTACAGCCGGGCGCCCTCTTCGCTCATCTCGCTGCAAGGCTGCGGCCAGGGATAACTGACCGCGCCCGTCCAGCGATCGAGTACCCCCTCCGAATCCGAACCCGCCAGAATCGGTGTGTAGCGAAACCCGGCAGCAATCATCGCCGCCGCGAGCACAATGGCAAGAGCCAGCAGCAGTTCGCGCATGGCCGTTGTCACTACCACGCTGCCGTGCCCCCGTCACCCGCCGGGGCGAGCGGGGCGCAGGTCTTCGAGGCCGACACGGGCGATGGCGAGCGCGACTACGCCCTGTGCCACCAGGGTTGTGAGTTGAATGCCGTTCAGCACCAGCCCATAGGCAAGGGCGTCAGCCCGGGGCACACCGAACAACCCGAGCGCCAAGATGCAGGCGTATTGATAGGTACCAATCATGCCCGGGGCTTGCGGCAGCGCGGTACCGAAACCGATGAAGATGAAGACAATCAGCGCGGCGCTGAAGGGCAGCGCGAAGCCGAAGGCGTGGATCAATACGTAGCTGGAAAGAATCGGCATGAACCAAAGCGCGATCGACACGGCCAAGACGCCGGCCAGCAGGCCGCGATCGGGCAAGATGCGCATGCCGTCGACCACCGCGCGCACCACCCGCAGCAAGCGCGTTCCCGCCCGCGCGGGCAAGTAGCGCACCACCCGGCGTGCGAAGAAGGCCTCGCCGCTGAAGTACAACACCAGCACCAGCACGACCAGCACGGCGGCACCGGCAGCGGGAAACAACGCGCCGCGGCGCACCCACGCCGGCAGGTTGGCCGCCGACAGCAGCCCCAGCAGGATGTAGAAGAGGATCACCAGCGAATCCATGGTCTTCTCCACCACCAGATTGCCGACGACGTTGGCGAAGCTGATGGCGGTGCGCCGCGACAGCAGCCACGGGCGCACGACTTCACCCAAGCGCGCGGGCAGCACGTTGATCGCCATGTAGGCGATGCAGGTGACCAGCCAGACCTGCCCCAGCCCGATGTGGCTAAGCGGCCGCAGCTCCAGCTGCCAGCGCCAGGCGCGCAACACTTGCAGCACCAAGCTAATGGCCACTGCCGGCACCAACCAGCGCACGTCGAAGCGCTGAAACGCCGCGCCCAGCTCCGCCAGCGGCACGGTGCGAAACGCCAGGTAGAGAAACAGCCCGCTCAACAGCAAGCTGATGCTCACGTTGCGTACGGTCTGCTTTTGCATCACACCTCGCCTCGGTTAGCTTTCAACCCGGCCCGCGCGCTCGCGCACACGCTGCCGTCCAGTACCGGCGCCGTTCTCAGCCGGTGAAGTTCCAGCGCGCCATGGTGACCAGGTCCTTGAGGCTCGTGCCCAGGTGACGCACCACCGAGGGCTCGAAGCCGCTGTGCATCATGCAATTCCGGCAGCGCTGGTCTTCGCGCTTCTCCCAGTAGTCCCAGTCCACCCCGTTCCAAAACTCCTCGAAGGTATTGAAGTGCTGCTGCTCGATGAGGTAGCAGGGCGCCTTCCAGCCCTTGGGGGTGCGCGTCGGGTTGCCCCAAGGCGTGCAGGGATAATCGCGCAGGCCAGCGGCGAACTCCAGAAACAACGGCGTCGAGTGCAGCCGGTAGCGCCGCGACAGTTCCAAGACACGGCTGAACTTCCGGTGAATCTCGTCGCGGATGAGGAAGTGGTTCCCCTTGATCGGCGCGTAGTGATAGCCCGGAGCCAGCACCATCCCATCGACGCCGAGGCCGTCGAGCAACGCCAGCAGCTGCTCGACTTCCGCCATCTCGGTCTGGCGATAGATGGTGGTGTTGGTGCTCACCTGGTAGCCGAGGCTCTTGGACAGCTTGATCATCTCGATCGCCTTATCGAAAGTGCCGGGGCGGTTGACCACTGCGTCGTGGGTGGCCTGCATGCCGTCGAGGTGCACATTGATGCTCAAGCGCCGGTGCGGCGTGCCCTTACTGAGAAAGCGCTCGAGCAGCGTACCGTTGGTGCACAAATAGACCTGCCGCTTGCGCCCGACGACGGCGTCGATCAGTTCGGGCAGCTCCGGATATATCGTCGGTTCACCGCCGCAGATAGAAACCACCGGAGCGCCCGACTCGTCGACCGCGCGCAAGCACTCGGCCAGCGGCAAGCGATCCTTGAGGTCGCCGTTGTATCGCTCCGGCGAGCAGCCAATGCAGGCTAAGTTGCAGGTATGCAGCGGCTCCAGCATCAGCACATACGGATAGCGCTGGCGACCGCGCCACCAGTTCTTGAGCTGCCACTGCATCATGTCGGTCATGAGGTGGACTGGGAATCGCATACTTCGCATCCGCCGCTGGCCGCCGGGCTCGACGCCGAACTCGCGGGCCGCCATCACGGGCGCGCTTGCGCCCCGCTGGCCCAAGAGCGGCGCCGGCTACAGCGACAGCTCGCCGCCAGCCCCGGCGCTCAACTCGCGGGTCATGATGATCGCGTCGTCCCCGCGCCCGTAGTAGTTCCGCCGCACGCCCTTTTCGGCGAAGCCCAGCTTGCGATACAGGCGCAGCGCGGCCGCATTGTGGCGGCGCACCTCCAGCGTCACCAACCGCGCGCCGGCCGTCCGTGCCTCGTGGATGATCGTCTCGACCAGCAACCGTCCGAAACCGCGCCCGCGGTAATCGGGATGGACGGCGACGTTCAAGATGTGCACTTCCTCGGCAACCAGCCAGCGGCAAATGTAGCCGAGAGCGGCCGGCGATCCGTTGCAGGAGCGCAACAGCAAGGTGCGTGAAAACGGCAGTTTCAACTCATGCAAGAACAGGCCCGCCGTCCACGGCTGCGGGAACGATTGCCGCTCGATCTCCAGCACCTGCGGGAGATCCTCGGCTTGCATCGGATCGACGCGCAGCTCCATCGGTTACGCTACCATCGGATCAGAGCCGCAGCCCAGGTGAAGCCGGCACCGAAGGCGGCCAGGCAGATCAACGCGCCCTCCCGCACCCGGCCCGCCTCGATGGCCTCGGACAAGGCGATTGGAATCGAGGCCGCCGTGGTGTTGCCGTAGCGCTCGATGTTGGTGAATAACTTTTCTTCTGGTAATCCTAGACCCATGGCTACCATCTGGCTGATGCGCTGATTGGCTTGATGAGGGATGAGCAGATCGATGTCAGCAGTCGTCAGCCCGTTGGCGGCGAGGGCTTCGTGGATGACTTCGGGGAAGCGGGTAACCGCCTGGCGAAAGACCTCGCGGCCGCGCATCTTCGGAAACACGCGGGCATCGACAATCATCTCCTCGCTCAGCCGCGGGCGGCTACGGCTGCCCGGGCACTCCAGCCACAGCATCTCGGCAAAGCGCCCCTCGGCGTGCAGGTGGGTCGAGAGAATGCCGCGCTGCCGATCGGGCGACGGCCCGATAACCAGCGCGCCGGCGCCGTCGCCGAAGATCACGCCGACCTCGCGCCCGCGCGTAGTCAAGTCCAAGCCGGTCGAGTGGATTTCGGCGCCGACCACCAGCGCATACTCACACGCGCCGGTCTTTACATAAGCGTCGGCAATCGCCAGGCTGTAGATCAAACCCGAGCACTGGTTGCGCACGTCGAAGGCCGGCATGCCCGACATGCCCAGGCGCGCCTGCAGCACACACGCCGATGCCGGCATGTCGTAGTCCGGGCTCAAGGTGGCGAAGATCACGCAGCCGACGTCCTGCGGCCGGATGCCCGCTCGCTCGAGGGCCTCGGCCGCGGCGCGCGCGCCCAGGTCAGCCGCGCCGGTGTCGCCGTCACTGTAGTGGCGTTGCTTGATCCCGGTGCGCTGCTGAATCCACTCGTCCGAGGTCTCCATGCGCCCGGCCAGGTCGTCATTGGTCACCACCTTGTCCGGCACGCAGCGAGCGACGCTAACAATGCGTGAGTTGCGCAACGCTGGGCTCATAGCTGTACCACCGCCGCGCCCCAGGTAAAGCCGGCACCGCAAGCGGCCAAGCAGACACGGGCGCCCGCACCCACCTCAGCCGCGGCCATCGCCGCGCTCAGGCTCGCGGGTATGGAAGCAGCCATCAGATGGCCGGCGTTGTGCGTCGTGCAGTTGGTCGTCTTGGCAGCGATGCCAAGTTGGTCAGAAACCTGATCGGCTACGTCGGCAAAGACGTGGCTGACGAAGAAGCGATCGATACGACTGCGCGCCACGCCCGCCACCGCCAGCGCTTCATCGATCACCGCCGGCAGGGTAGCGAGGCCGAAGCGGCGCACCGCCGCGAAATCCAGCGCGGGAAAATGGCGGCCGGCCTGAAAGTCCGCCACCGTCACTCGCGTCGGATGCCGGCGGCTGCTCGGGTACTCGCACCAGAAGCGGTCGTACTGGCGCCCATCGCTATGGACCACGATCGCGAGCGCCCCCGCGCCGGCAGCACCCGGCCCCACCAGCGCGGCGGCGGCGCCGTCGCCGAACAACGACGCCACCGGCAAGCCGCCGGCGGAGTAATCGAGCCCCGGCGACAGCACTTCGGCTCCCACCAGTAGCACCCGGCGATAGCTGCCGGCACGGATGAACTTGTCGGCCACCGACAGGCCGAAGAGAAAGCCGGCGCATTGCGCGCGAACGTCCAAGGCGCCAACCGTATTGCACGCCAGCTTGTGCTGCAGGTAGCAAGCGGCACCCGGAAATGTCACATCGGGTGTGGCAGTGGCAAACACAATGAAATCGACGCCGCCGGCCGCAACTCCCGCCTGAGCGAGCGCGTGCTCGGCCGCCGGCAGCGCCAAGTCGGAGCTGCCGCCGCTTGCAGCAATCGGCCGGCGGCCCGCCGCCGTCTCGACCAGCGGCGGTAGGTTATGCCCCAGCCCCAAGAGGGCGCTGCCCATTTGACTACTGCTTCACCATCACCACTTCGAGCGTCTTGTCGACGAAGCGGTGCTTGAAGCCGCTCACCGGAGCCGGCAACTTTATGTGAGTGGTGAAATTGGGCGGGAAAGCCGGCGAGACGGCGGCCACCTTGCGTACGTTGGGATCTTCCACCCGGCCTTTGATCACGAAGAAGCCGTTCTCCAAGCCTAACTCGTAGTCGTAATCCGGCATTTCGTCGGGGATGCCCATCTCGTCCTTGACTGCCGAGTGCGGCACCCGGCGCGGAAACTCCAGCCGCAACAAGAAGCCCCGGCCTTGCTCCTTGAGCGTATAGACTTCGCCGTAACGGCGTTCGCGTTCGAGCTTGTCCTCGAACTCGCCGCCATGGAAACCGTCGACGGCCACCGTCCCTGTCTCGGTCGAGCGCCGCAGCAAACCGGTCAACGGCGCGAACAGCGCCGCCAGCGGCAGGGAGTAGGTCGCACCGCGGTAGGTCACCCGATCCAGCGGCACAGCGCCGAACACCGCCTCGCGCAAGCGCAGCATCGTCTCGATCATGGCGATGGTAAAACCCAACACGATCAGCCCGGTCAGCTGCGTGGTGAACGCGTCGCGCCCGAGCGCCACCGCCCCGACCGTCGCCGCAATGGCCGGATAGATCAGCATGTTCTGTAGGATATTCAGGCCGGTGGCACCGGCCGCGGTGAAGAAGCGCCGGTCGCCCACCGCTTCTTCGATGGCTCGCTTCTGACCCGGCGGCAAGCCTCCAACCAACGGCTGAGCCAAGGCCACGCCCCACTTGAGCAGCGCCGATCCACCGCCGGTGGGAACAACCAGCACGGCCGCGGCATCCTCGAAACTCCCGGCGAGTTCGCCCGGAAAGGTCTTGGGCGCGCGCGGGCCTTTGGCTGCCTTCGGCGGCGCCACGGCTTTCTCGACTCGGCCGCCCGCCGGCGCCGCCGCCTTTGGTGCCGCCGCGGGCTTTGGTGCCGCCGCAGGCTCGGACTTCGCCGCCGCCTGCGGCGGAGCTGCTGCCGGTACCGGTGCCGCCGCCGCCGGCGGCGCCTCGGCGGTTGCCCCCTCCGCTTTTGTAAACCGCGATGGGTAGCCTGGGGGGAAATCCTTGTCGGGGTGGAGCTGCTTGGCCCGCTCGATCAGCACCGCGTCGGTCTCCGGCCGCTGCGGATCGGGCACGCAACAGTCCACCGGACAGACGGCAGCACAGGCTTCGTGGTCGAAGAAGCCGACACACTCCGTACACTTATCGGGGACGATAAAGAACGTATCCTGGGTGATCGCCGGATGCTTGGCGCCGTTGAATTCCCACTCGGCCCCGCCCTGATAAATCGCCGTATTAGGGCACTCCGGCTCGCATGCGCCGCAGTTGATACATTCGGAAGTGATAACCGTCGCCATATACCTCTCTCTTTCAGGGAAACCCGTGCCGGGCAGGCTTTAGCGTGTTTTCTACGGGGTTTCAACGAAGCGACCGCCGTTCTCCAGAGCCACGGCAAAGTCGCTGACAGGGCCGCGATACGCTGCCAGGAGAAGGCGGCTAGTCGGCCAACTAGCGCAGACGCGACGGGTCAGGACTACGGTGACCTTGCCGTTACTGCCTGCGACCGGGACGGTGTTGCCGCCCCCGTACCCAAGCCTCGGTCGCGGCCGCCCACAGCAGCACTGCGATGGCGGCGCAGGCCATGCGTGGGCAAGATGC encodes:
- a CDS encoding ketoacyl-ACP synthase III, whose protein sequence is MSPALRNSRIVSVARCVPDKVVTNDDLAGRMETSDEWIQQRTGIKQRHYSDGDTGAADLGARAAAEALERAGIRPQDVGCVIFATLSPDYDMPASACVLQARLGMSGMPAFDVRNQCSGLIYSLAIADAYVKTGACEYALVVGAEIHSTGLDLTTRGREVGVIFGDGAGALVIGPSPDRQRGILSTHLHAEGRFAEMLWLECPGSRSRPRLSEEMIVDARVFPKMRGREVFRQAVTRFPEVIHEALAANGLTTADIDLLIPHQANQRISQMVAMGLGLPEEKLFTNIERYGNTTAASIPIALSEAIEAGRVREGALICLAAFGAGFTWAAALIRW
- a CDS encoding flippase-like domain-containing protein; its protein translation is MQKQTVRNVSISLLLSGLFLYLAFRTVPLAELGAAFQRFDVRWLVPAVAISLVLQVLRAWRWQLELRPLSHIGLGQVWLVTCIAYMAINVLPARLGEVVRPWLLSRRTAISFANVVGNLVVEKTMDSLVILFYILLGLLSAANLPAWVRRGALFPAAGAAVLVVLVLVLYFSGEAFFARRVVRYLPARAGTRLLRVVRAVVDGMRILPDRGLLAGVLAVSIALWFMPILSSYVLIHAFGFALPFSAALIVFIFIGFGTALPQAPGMIGTYQYACILALGLFGVPRADALAYGLVLNGIQLTTLVAQGVVALAIARVGLEDLRPARPGG
- the hpnH gene encoding adenosyl-hopene transferase HpnH, which translates into the protein MRFPVHLMTDMMQWQLKNWWRGRQRYPYVLMLEPLHTCNLACIGCSPERYNGDLKDRLPLAECLRAVDESGAPVVSICGGEPTIYPELPELIDAVVGRKRQVYLCTNGTLLERFLSKGTPHRRLSINVHLDGMQATHDAVVNRPGTFDKAIEMIKLSKSLGYQVSTNTTIYRQTEMAEVEQLLALLDGLGVDGMVLAPGYHYAPIKGNHFLIRDEIHRKFSRVLELSRRYRLHSTPLFLEFAAGLRDYPCTPWGNPTRTPKGWKAPCYLIEQQHFNTFEEFWNGVDWDYWEKREDQRCRNCMMHSGFEPSVVRHLGTSLKDLVTMARWNFTG
- a CDS encoding 3-oxoacyl-ACP synthase III family protein, which produces MGSALLGLGHNLPPLVETAAGRRPIAASGGSSDLALPAAEHALAQAGVAAGGVDFIVFATATPDVTFPGAACYLQHKLACNTVGALDVRAQCAGFLFGLSVADKFIRAGSYRRVLLVGAEVLSPGLDYSAGGLPVASLFGDGAAAALVGPGAAGAGALAIVVHSDGRQYDRFWCEYPSSRRHPTRVTVADFQAGRHFPALDFAAVRRFGLATLPAVIDEALAVAGVARSRIDRFFVSHVFADVADQVSDQLGIAAKTTNCTTHNAGHLMAASIPASLSAAMAAAEVGAGARVCLAACGAGFTWGAAVVQL
- the rimI gene encoding ribosomal protein S18-alanine N-acetyltransferase — protein: MELRVDPMQAEDLPQVLEIERQSFPQPWTAGLFLHELKLPFSRTLLLRSCNGSPAALGYICRWLVAEEVHILNVAVHPDYRGRGFGRLLVETIIHEARTAGARLVTLEVRRHNAAALRLYRKLGFAEKGVRRNYYGRGDDAIIMTRELSAGAGGELSL
- the msrP gene encoding protein-methionine-sulfoxide reductase catalytic subunit MsrP gives rise to the protein MVAIRIARAWELPERVATPEPVFLDRRQFLKTAGATSLALLGACAGNGESTAGPPASAPQSASTAITGLFPAARNSRFSLDRPLTDEHAAGHYNNFYEFTPDKDVYKFTGNFHPWPWQIEATGLVEKEQRWDVAQLARALPLEERLYRHRCVEAWAMAIPWTGFALKALIEKAKPLSSAKYIRFVSFLRPEQAPGQLLRDYPWPYYEGLSLAEATNELAFAALGAYGHELPAQHGAPLRLAIPWKYGYKSPKSIVRIEFVAAPPRTFWNDLAPQEYSFESNVNPAVPHPRWSQASERMLGTGERRPTQLYNGYAEFVAHLYRPA